DNA sequence from the Epinephelus moara isolate mb chromosome 3, YSFRI_EMoa_1.0, whole genome shotgun sequence genome:
CCGCCTGGCACTGGCTGAACATGGTCTCAACAGCGCTGCTCCACTTGGTCAGACAATCCCTGTAGCTGGTCAGGTCAAAACCAGAGATGGTCACCTGTGAATGGAGGCAGAGAGATAAAATAAACACTTGAGACGTATCACGACAGAGAGTGAACACAGGGTGGAAAATTTATTGTGTCACAAAGTGTCACCAGTCACGTAGATGTTTGGAAACATGAGTGTGTGAGGAAGTTGGTCTGCCTATAGCCCTGATAAGTAAAGTACCCAGCATACCTTGCGTGATATCATGGAGTGGACGGTTGCCCGGCCGTCTCGTAGCATGAGCACAAATTTGGCCTTAGGGAAGATGCGTGACAGATACGACAGAGACTTCAAGGCGAACGGATCCTTGTTGCAAAGGCGAGGTGCAGGCTCCCCGTGGCCGACTATCACCTGAAACACATAAAATGAATATCACACCAAGGACTGCCTCAGCTGCTACATGCATACTGTTCCTTCTTAATACTCAAAATAACAACATGCTTCACTCAACACTCACCTCTAACAGGAACGCTCGCACGGCTGAGTCCAACACCTGGTCAGTGACGCCAGCCTCGTCCAGTCGTATCCTCTCCTTCACCGAGCGGCTCCAGGTGGCCCGCATGGCCAAGAGGCGCGGAATTACTCGGGTCTCTTCCCCACATCGCACAGAGTTGTGGGCATCCAGCATGACGCGCATCAGTGTTGTGCCGCTTCGAGGAAAGCCTCCAATAAAGATGAGGGGAGTGTCTTCAGGGAAGTGTTCAGTTAGAGAtaagctctgattggctgaaccCAAATTGAGCTCCATCCACCGATACCGATGGCTTTTTGGAGGGCACTCTATCCCGCTCATGCCCAAGTAGAGCAGGGAGGCGGAGCAGAGGAGCACGCAGCCCAGCAGCAGGCTCGATCTGGTGTTCCTCATGGTTCAGATGCAGGACATGAAACAAAAACCAGGGGGACCTGAGGAGGTGGCTGGAATCAGATGTGTATGTAGCTATTTTAGTAAAGGTCAGTTCAAGAATTAGTTATACACTGACAGCCTAGATGATGAGGATGACTGCGACAAAGACAGCTGAGGTGATGCTGAGGAAGGCCTGGGGGAGGCCAGGGTGGTGGAGTCTCCTCGGGagactcctctctcctctgcagctcctcagCTTTGGTGTTGGAGAGCAGGATCCAGGCCTGCTGCGCCCCACAGCCGGCCACGTCTCTTATCCATTGTTACTCCCTAAAACATGAGGACAACACGTCATGCACATTAGTTCATATTGCTTACCATCAAATACAGAATGCTTCTGTTTCTCCTGCAGTATGAGATCAGATTTCTTTTCCAAGCATGACTTCACTACTTGCTAAGTAACAAATAAtcataacattttaaattttcaATAAATGAGTAACTCCAGACATTAGCCACTGGCCTGCATGACTGAGCTATTATCAGCGAGCAGGGTGCGGTGGTGGCTGCTGTGTTATTTTGCCAAGAACACTTATACTCTCAGAGTTTCTGAAACGCATCCAGTTTTGTTCTCAAAGcagttattttgcatctctccTCTGGGGAGCCACTGACCGTTAAGCCATATCAAAGTTCACTGCGGCATGCAGCGCAGACACTCTCCGGCAGTGTATCTGAATTCACTAATTACAGCCTGCTCATGTTTTTATTCTCGCTGACAGTTTCTGCCACACTGAAACGCAAAGCAGTTTGTTTAAGATCAGGTTACTATTGACCAAATAGGCCATACTGCAACTTCCCTATTTCCCTTCTGCAATGTGCCCACAAGTAGTTTCCCCAGCGTAAGCCAGAACCTAATTCCTCTTATTAGCatacaaaaaactaaaatacacaAGCATGCAAAAATCACGGAATTCAGCTAACACTCTCACCTCTAAATGACATCACTGATGTGTCTAAATAAAACAGTGATTTCACTGCAGTGTTTGACTTACTTTTACAACAACATTACAGCTCTGAAACTAAAACTCACAGCACAACAGCCGTGTCACTTCCTACAGAAACTCTAGGCAAATATAGGAtatgtctccctctctcagAGATATTTTGATTTCTGTCTTGTTCCGGCTGAACGTGCAGGGAGCCTAACATCTGGACGCCACGTGGGGAACTCTCCTCTCCCTGGGCTGGAGGAGCTGGCCTGTAAAATTCAGTTTAATGATCaaagcaaaaaggaaaaaacagctggaaatgaGGACAACACGGCCTGGCTGGGATACTTAGGTGCTGCCTTAAGCCCCGCTAAGTCCGGTGGTATCCACAAGCTTTACATGTAATGCATTTCCATGCAGAGATTAAGCCACTTGGAGTTGGCAGAGAATTAGGCCATTGGCTTAAGACGAGTCTCGCCGCTTTTTTCTCCTCACAGATGAAGAGTCATATCATCCATATTAGAAAAATTGTATTTTCTCACAACTAAgaactattttcattatcaattactTTGTCATTACTTTCTCCATTAATCACTGGGTCTGTAAAATTTCTTGAGGTCTTCAAATTGCTTGATTATCAGCCTACAACACAAACATATTCAGTTCACTTTatataagacaaagaaaaccagCAGATATGTCAAGCTAAATGggtatttggcatttttgctggaaaaaaatgacatacatgataaatgtattattattttctgtccAACGACTTATcgattaattgtttcagctctatcTCATGACCTCTGGTATTAGCTGACCATGCAGATAGTTATGGTTTTATTTGCCCAGGTAGGTTCTGACAAGTCTGTTTCTGACGTTTTTGCCTCTACCTCAAGGTGAActgaattgttttatttgtggtgctcaaagtgctgaAGCAACATCACACTCAGGCTAATCCACAGCTgtcaaatgttttcattagGACTATTCTTTGGAAGAAAACAGTTGCAATGAAAACTCTGCAAGAGCGAGACACTGTTTCTAGTAAGatgttgctgttgaatttttgaTTGCGTTCAGCTCCACTGTATTGGAGCAGAAGCAGGAATCTCAGGGAGGGATCTCTGGGACCaaggcaaacaaatccaaaccTATCTGCTTGGCTAGACATGAccagagtttttgtttttccatgaaGTGGTTTCTGCACAGACTAACAGTGAACACCTACTCGATAAATCAAGGGGTTGACCTTGAAAAGGCCACTGCGCTCGCTGATCAGGAACAAGCCAACAAACAAAGTCTATAATAAGCAGAAAACAGTGACCTATGATTACAGTCAGTGGCTGGCATGAAAGAAAGCAGCAAACTAACGTCTTTGAGCAGAAGATTGTCAGGAAATCCAAAGCCAGtgtcacctcctcctcttcacagGAGGAACACAGACTTCCTGCCAAAGGGAAGGTCTGACAGGGAGAACATCGCCTACATTTACCCTGAACTCAGGTTAATGCGTTAATATATTACTGTCAAGAGCCCAACCACTCTTAGAGCTGTTTCCTTGAATGCTCCATGTTGAATTTAAGACTCTAGAGGTGCAGCTTGTAGGATTTGGGgggatattttggcagaaatggaatacacAAAGTCTTTTCATtcatgtataatcacctgaaaataagagctgctgtgtttttgttaccttaaaatcaGGCGGGTCCTCGTCTATGGATATTGTCATGTTGCACAACCATGTctgtacagtagcccagaatgtacaaaccaaacactggctctagataaggccatttgcattttcgcaTCTGCCACTTTAGTTAGCAGACCCTTTGCAATGACAGCAtcagacacaaaacactgattatttaacatgaagctgctttattcagttttttttttaccagttgaAATCACcaagtctggttgttttggaaGGAGGAAGAGGCCTCTTTGGATTATTTACCTCCtggcaaaaacctcctgaacatctggatcttaaattacaagacaaaaaaggtgagcacacattagatGGTGctgtctccgacatgccaaacagcctcggagaaacactgatttgtaacatgaaactgctttatcctgtgtttttacaggtttaaatcactgagtctgtttgtttggatAGGAGGAGACCTCTGGGGATGATTTGcctcctggtaaaaaccctcctgaacaacaaacactgaaggatttctaactgggagaagtttcagctgggtgcaatctgcaatcctcaccgctagatgccactaaatccccctaaatcttacatactgttcctttaaagtagtttatttatgtatgggctattcttcttttctttattctacactactatgacagttttctctcagtggcaaaaatgtgaaatgaacTGAATGTCCTAAGCAGTACGTGTTTGTTGCAGCTGCTTCCCTTTTTGCTGCACAATTTGTGTGGTGAACCAGGTGCATGTTGGTGATATCTAGCAACACACTGTCAAGGAATCTTGCCTCCTTGTTCAATGACACCGACCTCCTGAAAGTCTTGAGAGGGAGAGCAGATTGTCTCTGGTTGATGCATTACTTTCACAAAGGTTGGATCTGTTTCCTTGAGTGCCCTCCACTGAATGATTGTCTTCAACAACAGCTCTGTGTCTTCATGCATTTTTGTGTGGGACATTCTTGCTCTCTGTGCTGCAATGACAGCTCCCTCTCAGTGgcacaaaatgtgaaatgtatGAAAAGGTACATATTCAATTGCAGCTGCTTCAACATGAAGAACTGCTGCCTTTCTGCCGCGTTGCACAAATCTACATTGAGCAAGGTGCGCGTTGGTGGGAATATCATAAACAGGTCAAAGCTATCACCGCAGTCAACGGTGTGTGTAGTAATAGGATTATTCCACGGCTGCAAAGCGAAGGCCCAGCAGCCACCAACATCTGGCCTGACTCGACGATACATCTCGTCTGCAAAAATGCACCCGAGGCACGAAGCCACCAGGTGAATGACCTGCTAACAGTCAGACACACCGTGACAGACCAGCGGCCACCTACGGCTCACCAGAACAAGCCTGTCAGTGTACCCTGTACAAATAGACTCATTTAGCTGTCTGTGGGGAGCTAACACACGTCGTAAATATATCAGACCCGTTGAAAATGGTGTTCACTCACCAGTGCCGGGGAAACTGCCGAAATgcgaagaaaaaaaacatgaacattgaTCCAaaaaccagcagctcctctgtccACACCGGTGTTTCCTCTCATGTGGGGAATCTACCGGCGGAGCTCACGACGCCATTtagtatttttaaaagacatttaattacaaaacgtctCGCCGCTGGTTCCTGGTGTAACTTTGCACCGTGAGAAGTCGAGCTGTATCTACCGTTAAGAGGGGGAAAAACCCCAGTGAGCACGAGCGCAGCCAGGCGGAGAAAGCggagctctgattggtcaatgcACGTTCTGAATGCTAATACACATCTGCTTGGGCGATTCCTATTGGCGGAGATTTTAAAGGACAATTCCGCCGCAGTCACAAACccagtgtgttttttctgtttcacactCGAGGCTAAAATTACTTTACTTCATCGATTCGTGTGCTCTCAGTAAAAGCCCGCTGGGGAAATCTAATCACAGTGTGGGATTTAGCTGAGGTTACACCCAACTCATCTCATTTACCCAGCTTTTCATTAGTGAAACAGATTCTGGTAACTCTTTTAGTATGACACGGATCTTCATGAAACACTGCGGCCTCTGTGGAGGACCAAATGTGACTAAATTACACTGGTAAAGCCTGTCAAAGAGcagtaaataaaacatataacaTAACGACTGAAATTCATAAATGAGTGATGagatgcatcaataataaataaattaagtgCTTATTAAACATGACGAGCCTGATAAAAGgtgtaaaataaaatcaagtttAAGAAAATAGATGACTTTCTCCTTGTGTTGACTACAGGTATTTATTTCTCTATATACATTGATAATAAACCCTCTTAGCTTGATTTACGTCAAGTTGTCTTTGCTATTAAAAATGGATGGACAATGCCAAGTCAACACTAAGTAGATAGCACATCCCTGTTGCTGCATGAAGGACACAccgtgattaaaaaaaaggaaaaatcatGGCCAGATTAACCTTCTTGGCATCTGAGAGGACAAGGATGAGCTGATTGGCCCCTATTAACCCGTGTTCATCCCACTCTGTGCAACATGTACAGTTTGTCCATGCTACACTAGTACCTGGCCCCAGCTTTCCTGTAAAGGAAAACACATTTAGACTCCCTCACCTCACTTTAAATAGTACAAATCAccttaaaaggacagttcacagtttttttaacacatgAAGCTACTGATCAGTATAGATTATTTAGCTGTGAGTCGaagagtgctggagatattaaccatagagatgtctaccttctctaAAATATAATGGACCTAGAttgcactcagcttgtggtgctcagagcaccaaaaatacattttaaaacgtCAACAACCATTCCATCCATcaattttcatccgcttatccaaggccaggttgcgggggcagcaggccgagcaaagcaccccaggcatccctctccccagcaatgctttccagctcctcctggaggaccccaaggtgttcccaggccagatgagacatgtagtccctccagtgtgttctgggtctgccctggggcctcctaccagtaggACGTACCCAGAACActtccagcgggaggcgcccaggaagcatcctgatcagatgcccgaaccacctcaactgacccctttcgacacaaaggagcagcagctctactctgagctccctccggatgtctgagctcctcaccctatctctaaggctgagcccagccaccccacagcggaaactcatttcggttgcttgtatctgcgatctcattcttacGGTCACTATCTAGAGCTCATAACCTTCGCTTtacggctcagctccctcttcatcatgACGGACTGGTGCAGCGcttgcatcactgcagaagctgcaccaaaccgccgatccaccTTACGCTCCATTCTAACCttacttgtgaacaagaccctgagatacttcaACAACGTCTCtctcagaaatcatgacttgtGTGTTAAGACATGCTTGTGTAAAGTAGGAACTGATGACATGCTTATCATGTCACCACAGCATAAAGAGGCATCCTAAAAGTTGCTCAGTTAGTCTGACCTGGAGCTGAAAAACAAGATGTGAAATGAATTACAAAACTACTACTTCACTGTCATTTCACAGCAGcactctctgtttctgtttcaaaatcaGTCATCCAATCAGTATGCGAAGATTGAGGACTGTATCTGGATGCTAATGAGGTCACGTAAGAGGTCTGTGTGTAGTTCAAGAGTACGTGTCTGTATAAATATGTGGATGGATAGGTAAGTGGGTAGCAGATCTTGAGAACATAACAGATTATAATCTCATGCAAGGTGTTAAGCGAGCACAGGAAATTGTGATATATTAACAGGAAGCTCAAAACAGAAAGATATATAAGTCTAACCATCACATCCTTCCTCTGTAACATCACAACATCCCAGCACAGAACACACAAGATAATCTAGAGCCTGCAGTCGAAGAGCTCATGTATCAGTCTTAGGTTTACATCCTGTGCAATCAATGTGTTGTTATAGCATCCTATCAACGTGAAAGATTATGTGTGCTGAGCGAAATGATTACAATATATTTTGAGAATAATTTACTATTTAGTACCACTAGAGACTGCCACTGCAGACCTAAGACAGTctcctaaataaatatatgttcaGCAAATCTAAAGACTACGTAAGGAAGCGTATATTGCACTCactctgaaaaagaaaaatagattaATATTTCTgacttttgagaaaaaaaaaatattaaaaaaaatctgttgttgctctgaattaacaaaattatctcattaattcagaaaaacagctgttttttttctctagtGGATGCGTAACGCCTGTTCTGCCTCTGCGTTGCATTCACAGACCTACAGGTCAATGCAGAGAGAGGATACACTGAAGGTGACACCACCATCGCCTGACTGTGAAGTGGGTTTCAGATTATAGTCTTAATTTAGCACCAGTTCTTCACAGTCTGTCGTGTACCTGCACCTATTTCATACGCCCTTGTATGCACATTGACATTCAGAAAAAGCCTGCAGTTGTGCTGAATGCAAATGCTGTGGTATTAACCCTCCCTGTCCGCTGATCACGTCGTTCAAAGTGACAAAAAGCAGCAGACACATTTCAGCTGTTATGTTTAATGCAGCCACAGAAGGAAAAgatcagtgtgttttaaaaaagactgAATGAATAAAAGACAACAATCACCTCTTGGTGCACACGGTCTGCTCTCTTTGTTATTACATAGCTGCTCTAATGATACTGTCTAACCTCATGTTAGTGCTATACCAAAGTTTAAATGCATGACTGACTTATATTACAGCTTGGGAGATCACACAGCAGTAAAAACCCTTATTTCTACACACCACGGTAGAAACTGACAACTAAAATTGAGTCAGAAACCAAAAATATACCAAGTTAAGAGCAGACTGTCTCTGCATGAACATTATCTGATGTGAAATACAAATTAGACCAGTCAGATGCAAAACAAGACATGAGTGACTCACAGTCTGAAAACCGGTTCTTATGAAAGCATGTGCATGTGAATACAAAAACAATCTTCCTCCATTCATTAAATGATCTACCTTAATATGAATTATTTAATGAATCATTTTAATGGCAATGAGCCAGGACGCCATTGTGCTTCCCTCTGTCAGCATGTTGTTCAGTTCAAACTGATGCAAAATGGCACACAGAAAAGCCATCTTGCATCACAGGCAAAGGGAACCAGGCCAGTTCTCCACCTGTGGGTCATTTGTGGCCCGTCACTGTGTCATGACTGCTCAGCAGCTTCATCCATCTCTGCATCTGCTGGAGCTGTGTTCTCCTGCTCAGGGTCGCCAGGTAGGACGTCTGCGATTGTCTGAATGAGCTCCTCGATCTGCTCCTCTGACAGCCGCTCCTCACTCTCCTCCACCATctgaacacaaacaggaaattatgggtcactgattttattttcctctttattattgtgttttttaaaatgtcgttctgttaaatcagtttatctgaagttgtcaaaacaTTCTCGTCTCAAGCTCCATTTGCAACACATATTTTCTTCAGCAGATTGCAGGAGTTTGCCAGGTGGCATGGAAATGCAGAAGTTTAAATTTCCAAAATGGATAAGAAGTCCTTGAAGGGGACATGTTACGCACATCTCTGGGTTCATATCTTTATTTTGGGTGTCTACTAGAAATTGCTCACATGCTTTGATGTTTAAGAACACATCATCTCTCAGACTGTTCATTGTTTTGTCTAACATGTGGGTCCGACAACATGATACTCACAAATCACAAAAAGCATAATTTGGCCCCTTTAAAGTACTGCAAAAACTGCATATTTGAAGATCTACTATTCCAAGACAACTGGAGAAATCCGTCTGCTGATGATCACCTGATGCGACAGAAAGCACCAAAACAGCCACTAACTGGAGCTCAAGGTGCCAACTTTGTTTCCAagatcaaaaataaacaaacctaAATTCATCCGTACATTATTTACCACTCAAACATTCTTCTATGCCATTTCTTTTTATTCCTGCATGAGTGCATGGTTTTGTAGCTCTGGATACAGGCAGACTCAaatgacagcaagaggtaactACAGATTAGGAACTAAATCTCAGGAATCATGTAATTTGAAGTCAGTAAACAAGACGGAGCATGTTTGTGTCTACCAGCTGAACCAGTCTGAGATCACTATCTAGCTGTGTAAATATACTTTCCATCTCAGTGAGTCCAGACTGTGCCACTACAGTGTACTGATGTTCCTGGGGTTGAGCTGGATGTTTGAAAATACTTTATGAGCTGGGTGTGCAAGCTGTGCATGACATCTTCTGCAGTGATGTCCACCTCCATGAGAGCATCAGTGACACAGATTCTGACATTTCAAATGTCCCACCAGTGAGTGACTGTGGCAGTGATTTCCCCTCTATAATGGGATCAATACAGACATGCACAGTGCAGAAATGGCCCCACACCACTTGTGTTTGGAAATAGTGGCACACATTTAGTTGGTCAAAAATAAAACTTGGCCTATGAATTGTAACTACAGagttttaaagcagtggttcccagctggtccagccacggggtccagatttctccttagtcattagttcaaggtctacACAGTTCAATACACCCAGCGTTATACTAGCGTTTGGCCGTGTTGTCAAGcttgttttcagtctctgtcaagtagctgtccattattgACTCATtctacagcaagaaacagcacttcaaaataaaaactctgtgccaGAAATCCAATGCACTTAaataataaagtgtgtttttttttttttttttacaaacttgacatgtctGTGAGTtttggtccattcagaatggaaccatgacccacttttggaccgtgacccaccagttgggaaccactgtcttaAAGGACAAGGCTGGCATTATACTATTCtgattgtcaacaaatcccatgaaaaaaaaacctagcAGCCCATTTCTCAGTAgtagactataaaaatgggacccattgcctccctgcttggcactcagcatcaggggctGGAATTGGgaggttagatcaccacatgattcccgagcacggcaccgctgctgctcaccgctccctcaggggatgggtcaaatgcggagaacaaatttcacacactcaggtgtgtgacaatcagtggaacttgaacttgaactagTCCCCTTCCTTGTCTGAGGCACTCAGCCCTAAGCCCATTCTAAAACAAGTCACAAACATatagtttcatttttatgtaatttacTGGACAGctgtaatttttaaaaacattactca
Encoded proteins:
- the tpst1l gene encoding tyrosylprotein sulfotransferase 1, like — translated: MRNTRSSLLLGCVLLCSASLLYLGMSGIECPPKSHRYRWMELNLGSANQSLSLTEHFPEDTPLIFIGGFPRSGTTLMRVMLDAHNSVRCGEETRVIPRLLAMRATWSRSVKERIRLDEAGVTDQVLDSAVRAFLLEVIVGHGEPAPRLCNKDPFALKSLSYLSRIFPKAKFVLMLRDGRATVHSMISRKVTISGFDLTSYRDCLTKWSSAVETMFSQCQAAGESRCLPVRYEQLVLHAEEEMRKLLHFLELQWDSSVLHHEELIGKAGGVSLSKVERSTDQVMKPVNTDALSKWVGHIPPDVISDMAEIAPMLARLGYDPHANPPDYTRPEPMVSLYNYSQNLKATETPHPS